DNA from Drosophila gunungcola strain Sukarami chromosome 3L unlocalized genomic scaffold, Dgunungcola_SK_2 000002F, whole genome shotgun sequence:
GAAAATAACAGGACACAGTTTCAGTTTGGTAGGAAGACCATTTAGATTCGGACAAAAGGCCAGACGCAGGAGATTTAGTTTTAAGCGTTAACACTTGACCGAAGGACAAAAAGGTCCTGCTGCGAGAGTTGCTTACGTTTTATGGCTTTAAAGATAAGCGTTTATTTCATATTCGCTTCTCTTAATGCGCAAACTTTTAATTAGCTGGAAAAGAGTGTAGCTTCTTGTCGCTTTGCTTACCACCGATTGCTTTTCAATTGGCGTTGAACAAATTTGGCATCGAATATGcccaataaaaatcaaatacaaatcgAATGCCCGTTATTGTCCAACCCCTGTTCCTAATTTCATTTCCCTGAGGGGATGTTTAGCCTACTTATGGGCATCGTTTGCCTCGTCACCTGTTGTTCCCCGAGCtgatttaaatctttaaaatcaatatgcCAAGCGTCAAGCCAAACAGATGAAGCTCCGCGGTAAACACAACAAGGGGAGTCCTTGCCGTAAAAAGAGTGGGGTTTTTGGAGGATGGGAATGGGCGGCTACCGGTGACATCCTTGACAGGTGTAAGAATGGATGGCATTTTTTGAAGTTGACTCCTCGTAGTCTGCAAAAGACGCCTTCAGGCAGCAGACAGGCTGGCAAATTGAAATGGTTTAGATTACATTTGACTTTTTTAAGCGGATTTCGAGCGTGGCATAGTTGGCAAATGGCAGTCGGGAGGGGTATggatttgtaaaatatattttcaaataaaatctaAATCATTTATAGGCACcattttattagtttaaaatgtatgtttttcataaatttttataatttatttaaaatataataacaatttcCGATGTGATaccaaaatcaaacaaaactaCACATTTAGACATCTGACTTcttgattaaaatatttaaacaggtCAAGTTATTTGCAAAAGTTGACCGCTTTTTGCTctgaaaacttttgttttgtttgctttgtcttttaatttcatatattttattttcatatatgtTCAGCACATAACTTTCGCCAAAGAATATGCAATAATTTTTACGAAACAAAGTGGCACTCATATAATAAATGATTACTATTCCTAATTTTGGAATTAAAAAGCTACaagttttgtataaaaattattaaaattgtaatttatttcagactttcaaaaaaaacttaacataAATCTTGTTAAATGCTATTCGAGCTATAAATGAGCTCCGATCCGAAAATCTACATAGACAGAATGGTCTTCTTGATAATGTCGATGCTCTCGCGCATTTGAGTCTCATTGATGACGAGTGGAGGAGCAAAACGAATGATATCCCCATGGGTGGGCTTGGCCAGAAGACCATTCTCCTTGAGCTTCAGGCACACCTGCCAAGCATCGTATTCTGTAAGAGAAAAGTTAAGTTTACCAAAGGCTTATTCGTTTAAAGTAAAGAAAACTTACTCTTATTAATGACGATGGCGTTGAGCAGACCCTTTCCGCGCACCACCGAAACCACATCCTTGGGAAGCTGAGACAACTCGCTGCGCAGCAGTTCACCCATTTTGAAGGCATTCTCGGCCAGCTTTTCCTCCTGCAGGACCTCCAAGGCGGCCATGGCCACCTTGCAGCCCAAAGGATTACCACCGTATGTGGATCCATGCTCACCTGGCTTGATGCACAGCATCACCTGATCGTTGCAGAGAACCGCAGAAACAGGATACAAGCCACCGGATAATGCCTTTCCCAGGATCAGAATATCTGGCTGAACCTGTTCGTAATTAACAGCCAGCATTTTTCCGGTTCTGGCCAATCCCGTCTGCACTTCATCGGCAATCCAGAGGACATTGTACTTGGAGCAGAGTTCACGGACCTTCTTCAGATAACCATTACTCGGGACCACCACACCGGCCTCGCCCTGAATGGGTTCCACCATGAAAGCGCACACATTGGGATCCTTGAGCGACTCCTCCAGTGCTGTAACATTATCGTATTCGATCAACTCGAATCCCGGCATGAAGGGTCCAAATCCCTCGTAGCTACTGGGATCATTGGAGGCGGACACTGCGGACAGGGTGCGTCCCCAGAAATTGTTGCGGGCGAAAATGATCTTGGCCTGATTGGCTGGTATTTTCTTCTCCAGATAGCCCCACTTGCGGGCCAATTTGCAGGCGGTTTCTCCACCCTCAACACCCGTGTTCATGGGCAGCACTTTGTCGAAACCAAATAGCCTAGTCACATACTCCTCGTACTCGCCCAGGACATCTGAATAAAAGGCACTATGTGGCACGAAATAGAGAGAAAGTAATTAATAATTGAACAATGGTTGTTGTGTACTATATCTTATAATTATTccgtacaatttttgaaaaaaacataGCCTCAGAAAATATGCATGGTTTTTAGAAGACTGTTATTTTAGATacaaaactttctttaaattccatatttacgtgtttaaaaattctaaaataaatgagcaacATTCAGCATTAAAATGTGGTCTGAGTCAATActtacttttttatatatactacCTTGTTTTAACAcctaaatatgaaattaacaGACATTTTATTCTTCCCCTCCTTTTTGTTTGCGActtttagatatttaaattaaaagtcatTTTCTTAAAACGCTCAAAGACTGCTAAAATAATCCCACAAAAATAGGTCAAAAACTATTCTGGTCATCTAAAAATAGTTCAATAAACCTCTTTCCTGTCCAGTACATTGCCTTTTGGCGTTATCAATCTCAATTAAGTTCCAAATTTAGAAATCGCAACAAACAATAACAAGTCATCGGTCTCGCGATTTGTTATCAACGAACCTCTATTGACTTTATTGGCCCACTCAACCTAACAATCTGGCCCTGGCAACCCaaaagaaaccaaataaaaccgGCAACGAGGAGACCCATTAGTTAGAATTCAAgccacaaataaattaaataaattttcttctgACTAGTGTGGAATCACTACTCAGAGAAGTGAGAATTTATATACGCATTTTCTAGTTACTGATAAGATTTCAGTTAGTCCGCGGGGGGTTATCAACATCCCAAGTATATACttggtaaaaaaaaggaactttAGAAGTAAACAAATGCagtataatttttgttataagcTTTTTTAATGATCTaggaaaaaaaccaaaattctCTTGACCAATCAATCACATGACTTCTTGAAcacagttgtttttaaaatgtactttaataatccgaaaattttattgatagaCTGTGTAATCTTGTTCAgacacattaaaaattaacgcCCCCGACATACGCTcctttataagttttattgcCATTCAACCGaaaaagttattaagcaaTCATTGAGTTTAATTTTTCGGTTGACAACAGAAAGAAAATAGGGCAAGCAATCTGCACTTAAACTTGagtgaacaaaaatttttccCAAACAATTGGGCAGAGATATGTATactaaacatatataaaaattagcgCGGACTTTAtctttaaaagtttgaaaatataaattgattaTAAATGACaggttaacattttttaaataaaattgcgtatacgccacgTAATCCAGACATAAttgttaaatacaaaaagtaGAAACCAAAAGAACATTGACAAAAACAATGTCACTTTGTGGATTGCGAGGTTcaacattgcgtatacgtCCCATtatccaaatttaatatttttcttaacaaatctaaaaatttattagctaatgtaaaaactatatattttgagACTAAACTGAAATAAATCCATTAAACCATGTCCACCCTAAATACTATATAAATTGCTGATAAAGTCTGGAGCCGATAAGCTTTCATGGGGGGCACGTCTTTGTTctctaattttatttgactGGAGCTCTGTTTTTTCGCCTTTTTCACTTACCGCGATGTCAAGGCCAATTTGGTGGCCTGTTCGGTAAGGGCCTTGACGATCTTTGGATGGCAGTGGCCCTGGTTGACTGCCGAATAGGCACTCAAGTAGTCGAAATAGCGTTTTCCCTCCACATCCCAGACGAAGACGCCTTCGCCCTTGGACAAGGCAACCGGCAGTGGATGGTAGTTGTGGGCACCGTATTTGTTTTCCCGGGCATAGACTGCCTCGGAAAGGGAAGATCCGGATGAAGTGGCCGACTCCTGGGCAGCCGTCTTCTGGGCCAAGTAGCTGAGGCGGGTGGCAATGCCGCGTGTTGACAGTTTCGAGAACATTATTTTAACGTTAATTTCCAAGATCGATGGGTAAATGGCACTTCTACTCGCGGATCGCTTCGGATGCTCACTGAAAATCTACTGCCAGTGGGCGGGTGCTTTTTATACCCGGAGAGAAACTGTAGCGAAACTGTAGCGAAACTGTAGAGAACCCTCATGGAAGCTTGCTCTCAGTCTCTTGCCGGTTCTCTATACTATATATTACTTTCTGATGCCTCTCCTGCCTTATCTTATTACATTGCTATATCATTATgcacattaaaataaaaaaaaatcattttccaTTTGATACTTTATGAATTTGAGTTATTGTTGCCGTTGATATTTATGCTTTGTAATCAGCTTGAAAATTTCCACTGCTAAATTGATAAAGCTTTAGCAAGCTttatatgcataaatatattacacTTAAAAGCTTCGTTAGTCCAGAATTcgataattgttttgtttttttttatcccaGAAATAGATATGGACAAAATATTATAGCAAAAAACTTAATCTTAAgccaatttattttgattacatttttgttttattttttttttattttaacgaaTATGAAACTAtcattgaatatatatttattacatcTTTAGCCATAGCATCTTCTTGCATATTATTTCACACATATATCTTCgttaatttacttaaattgtttaaagtaaaaataatattaatccCCCTTACACTTAATCTTACTTACCTTTATTAAATTCCACATATTACAACCGATCTTGTTGGTATTTtcacatatttatttgatttttcataaataatttatgggCTTAAGAATTTACAACTAGTTTTATGCTTAGAGATGATAATTTATTCTCATTTATCgtatattgtttgttttgttttatcaaTCAAACATTCAACAATTATAGCACGTTCAGGGAAATTacgaatacatacataatgatatattaaagtacatgcatatatatatatatatttactatatatatGACAGTTGAGAAGGCAACACAAAAATTGCactaaaatattgttttacaaaacaaaaaccaattccatttaaaatgaaaacaaattaattttacatgTAGAATTTATACAGGGCAAAAACATTCGATTTtttgtgggtgtttttttgttgttgttgttgtttgtgtttttttttttggtgggcGGGCTAGCAGAACCGATAATTGGGGTGTTGCCTACTTTGGGGATGCCCAATTAAATATCCATTTGCTCGTCGCGTTTCATTAGCTACCTCAAATACAatatgttattaattaattttaataaattcacgCTTTGATTGCAATTATCAATTCGACCCCTTGACCCTCACTCCAATTCATTCCATGACCTGGGTCACACTTTGCTGTGGCGATTGGGCGGGTGAAAGGCTGCGTGGCGTTGCCGTGGCCACCACATCACCTGCTCCTCCGCCACCAActccaccacctcctccaccTGAAGCCCTTTGCTGATTTTGGGCCTGATTCAGTAGCTCCTTGTTCAAGCGATAGCTGCTCATCACATTGGCACAACTCTGGTGGAAATAGAAGTTACGACCGCGCAGGAACGCATCCGTATTGAGATCCTTTATGCCTGTCTTGAAATATACaagaaacaaatataacaaattatagcaattgcaatttgtttACAATCAAATATTAAGTGTGCAATTAACTAGTAGACAATTACTAGATTGGAAATAGAAAGTTAAGGGGGTGTGGTAATGGGGGTATTATAGATCGTGCTCGAGAATTAAAGTGAGAACTGAAGCAAACTGAGAAATTACCTTACAAATGAAACATTTGTTTTCATCGTCCGGTTTTAAATCCGAACTAATTCCCACCTTTGTGTCCAATTGCGTTAATCCCGGCACGCCCATCGACGACAACTGCGACAGGCTGTTCTCCATGCTCTCCGAGTATTTCGATGCCGgattgttgttgatgttgttgttattgttgttactgctgctattattgttgttgtgcgATATGTCCATGGGTCCCGGCTCGGTGCTGCTCACCTGCGGCTCCGAACGGGGTCGCTCCTCCACAGGTGAAATGTTCTCAAGGGATCTGTGAACGGAAAGGGTATCATTATGAGATATGCTGACATTTTTCTTACCTATTTTGGGattaaaagctatttttagTAACTCCCTATTGCTAGTTTTCGGAATATTATAAGTCACTAGTTAGTTTTGAAATCACTAATGTATAAAGCTATCTTAAGGTCTTAAAGAATTgtggtttatttttctaaaaacctGCGTTTGCATGTTGGTTGGTGAATTTTGGGTTGATATTAAACCCtttcaattttcttaaataatggCTTTTCGAAAAAATTCATCTAAATCCAGCACTTCTAAGCTTATAACATTTCTAACACAACATTCCATATAAGATTTGGaaacactttttatttagatttagGTTTTGTAAGCTTGAATAATGAACCTTTAAACAAAAGTGTAAATTATGAATTCTTTAGATTATGttgatttttacaaataatattttcttaaattgtcAAGATTGAAGCTTTTTAAAACCCTCTGTTTTGTTATCCGaaatatatgattttattCCGGATGACTCAGATCTCACCTGCTGCTGCCCACATTCTGATCCTCCTGCCGGCGCTGAATCTTGttgtaattgattttgctcGACATCTTCACAGTATCGTCGTCGTCGACAATTACGTCCTCATCGCTATCATTTTGGCATGAGGCCGTGTCCATCATTAGGTCCTTGTTGTTGCCcccgctgttgttgttgttggtgctaccgctgctgttgttgtcgttaACGCCCACTCCGCAGGAATCGGCGTTGTAGTAGTGATGTGTGGTGGATGACAGCTCGCTGACGGTTTTCACTGGGGGTTAAATGGAAGGCAATCATTAGCATAAGGCTACACTCAAAAATATTCACTTACAATCAAAGCAATCaatgaatattattttaaggaaataaaactctcattttttttaaacaccaAGAAAATTGAGGTGGTGGTAAAAcgtttgttaattaaaaatatggcatttaaaagttttttttagaagtataaaaataatcttaTTCTTCAATCTCGCAATTAAaacaagtaaattaaaaaagttaagatAAAGCATTTAAGTcaatatatttgatttaatctatatatatatattatatatattcttttacttcccaaaatatgttttgattTCGTATTAGTATTTGACagttgtttagtttttatgttttctaaaatgtttttcaagacaaaaacattgttttacaCAAGTCAATAAATGTTCTTTAGATACacatatttataattgaatctaaattataatgtcactaattaatttttctctgcagagtttgttttttaaaagacCTACCACTGATATGTGCCTGTGGTGGTGGATTGACTTCTCCCGgccaactgctgctgctggccgtTGCCACATTGGTGCTCACATCCTGCTCATCGGCATGCGGATCCTTCTGGCTGATCACACAGCCCGTTCGGTAGAGAATCCCGTCCAGTTTGCCCGGCTGCGAGTTGCTGTTGTGCATACTAGATGGCGGCAGAACGGAGGCGGATGTTCCTGATCCCTGGATATTTAGCTCAGATCCGGAGTCGGGCACTTCGTCGTTGCAGCTCTCCACATCTACCGTTTCGATCTCCTCCTGCGATTTGGCATCGTCCTGAAAATACAATTCAATTACATTTTAGGTCATGAAGTTGACtcttattttgttgtttaaaaaaatccctcttttataattcaaatttttttggttttcatcctataaatattaactaagtttcatttttttaaactttctttaaaccttttaaacttatattttaagtttacgTTTGGATAACCTACAATTTTCAAGAACTCTCCAAAATCGATCTGAATATTGTTAAAAAGGTTcacatattaatatttttaatacgaGTGTTTaaccaatattttaaataaattttatataattgtgTTTTTAGGTAACACCTGTacatattttacttattttcgaTGAAAAACAAAGCAGAGTATTTCGAATTTGAATATAACAAagaataaatttgaaatttataggTAATATTAATTctacaatttgtattttttatagcttaaacatatttttttggctcTAGATTTCGAGACATTTGACTCACCTCAGGTGGAATCTTGCCCGTCTCCAAGGCATATTTCCTCTTGCAGATCGGACAACTGCTACAGTAAAGACTTTCCATCATGTACATCTCGCCGTATTTGCGCTTGCGAACTTTGAGTCTCAGGCGGTTCTGGCGATTGTTTCTTATTCTCTGGAAGGTCTATAAAATAAGGGAAACAAGGGTTAAAAAtctacttaaaatatatatatatatttccaagGGGGAAACCCACCTCCCAGCGGTTGTGACTGGTGCGAATGGCGTTCTCCTGGGCGGGACATGGCGGGGCGAACATGTAGGTGGCCTGCAGATTGGCCCGCTCAAAGCCCGCACTCAGCTTGTACAGCCTGTCCAGTTCGGTGAGGAAGTGCGAGTGCCACTCCTCGGCACTGAGTTTCAATCCGCAGACGGGGCACATTTCGGGAATGGCGCCACCGGCCGCCGCGGCCTGCAATCCGCTGACCAGGCTCAGTCCGCCCGGAACCGCCCGAAGTCCGGCCATGCTCAGACTGGCCAAGGCCGCGTGGTGAGCGGCATGGTGGGCATGGGACAGCGGATGCGGATGGGCCATGTGGTGGTGCGTCGTCACGGCCGTGGACACGGGCGGTGCTCCCACATGGTGGCCATGGTGGTGGCTATGGACGTGCGGATGGGCcagcggatgcggatgcgagTGGGCGTGCGAGTGGGGGTGGTGGTGCGGCGACGAGGCGGCCAGGTGGCTGGCCATCGAAACGGCCACACTGCTTGGTGCCGTGCTGATGGCCGGATTGCTGGTCGAGCAGGAGGACGAGGAGCTGGACGCCGACGAGGAGGTGGCCAGTGCCTGGTGGGCCTTCCCCGCATTATGCAGATCTGCGGGGGCGGGACAGAAGAGGGCGGAAAATCGGTAAATTCTAGTCAAGCCCACAAACATCAATCAAGTGGTGAGGCTATGGTATAAATGGTAAACTGCAAACTCGCTTTGATTTCCATGCACTGGCAGAAAATGTGAGCTAAATATGTCAGTGAATATAGAACAAAAACTATTCCTTAAGCTACAATTTTTCACCACCTTATTTGGGTTTATTAAATTGATACGGTGCAAgacctaaaattaaattgcttttgttttcataagtctacaaattttcttttctctaCGTTTTAAAATGCCCAAAATGCCTTATTTTTTCACTTGGTTTTTGGCATATCCACTTAGATGTTAGGactaatgaaaaataaaaagaataagGAAAAGATTCCTAAGCCATGTACCAAGATAGAAACCAAACCAATGTTTCTTTATTGAAGAAAATCTTttatagtaaatttaaatcaaatttaatttacttataaTTGAACTATTGAGTTAATTTACCTTGATTTttagtttcaaaaaaaattgactaGATTTATTTAGTTGTCTAGTGATAATGGACACATATAAAttttggaaacattttttttatcaaccTGAATATTGACATGATTTTTCCAAGTGCACTTCCCCCACTTTTATCGTACCAATAAATTTTCCAGCCTTTTTCTAATTGCCTCATGCCTCTTTTTAACAcgtcgaaaaaaaattaattggagCTCGTAATTCTCGAAGAGAATCTGAATTGTtggcaaaagcagcagcagcagcaaacacACAACTCCGCTGCAGGATTCCCGATGTCAGACACACGTCGACCCCACGTATTTCGGTAGCCACaggcgaaaaaataaaacaccgGCAAccacaataaatacaaactgTTGACTGCAAACCCACCAAACAAAATCTGGCCGCCATTCTGCACGTGACTGCGTCccagcaattaaaataatattacaataaatatatcGCAATATGGTCGCAACAGACCCAGTCGAGCGGGCGAACTACAATTGTTGaattgaattatatttttctaaattattgTCCGGCAAAATATGTCGGTTAACCGCGCCCATCAGCAACACTCGAATGGATATGCTTAATATACATAGAGATACATCAGAATCGtgacttttgtttaaattagCTCGGCACTTTATTGCGCATTCACTTTcgttataaagaaaaaaagtttataattggtcaccatttaaataatttataaattattgaagATGCAAATTTACTTGTAATTTACTAagcttttggttttaaatgttcgaaactattttaaataactttttcgAATTGAATTAAGATAAGGCCAGTTTTCTActtctctttttaaaataaatgaataggTGTATTTCTagatttttttgttacaagttcaactttattaaaata
Protein-coding regions in this window:
- the LOC128257877 gene encoding protein Teyrha-meyrha isoform X6, with translation MESNAFGSSHLPSQALVVLSEAASGLHEALRGQRPFPSRVIPFDFPLFQLPDAKDLHNMSLVGNYFNPHLLLNHGMLVANGAAAAAAAAGAGPANYFASDRSPLGKPSVLSNFSLPSAFSPPKYIGISLDQNLFNGSESFRTDSASPTCTSHESMEGSQDYDAVEKGESPRSNNSQDPRDLRHLHNAGKAHQALATSSSASSSSSSCSTSNPAISTAPSSVAVSMASHLAASSPHHHPHSHAHSHPHPLAHPHVHSHHHGHHVGAPPVSTAVTTHHHMAHPHPLSHAHHAAHHAALASLSMAGLRAVPGGLSLVSGLQAAAAGGAIPEMCPVCGLKLSAEEWHSHFLTELDRLYKLSAGFERANLQATYMFAPPCPAQENAIRTSHNRWETFQRIRNNRQNRLRLKVRKRKYGEMYMMESLYCSSCPICKRKYALETGKIPPEDDAKSQEEIETVDVESCNDEVPDSGSELNIQGSGTSASVLPPSSMHNSNSQPGKLDGILYRTGCVISQKDPHADEQDVSTNVATASSSSWPGEVNPPPQAHISVKTVSELSSTTHHYYNADSCGVGVNDNNSSGSTNNNNSGGNNKDLMMDTASCQNDSDEDVIVDDDDTVKMSSKINYNKIQRRQEDQNVGSSRSLENISPVEERPRSEPQVSSTEPGPMDISHNNNNSSSNNNNNNINNNPASKYSESMENSLSQLSSMGVPGLTQLDTKVGISSDLKPDDENKCFICKA